A single window of Agromyces aureus DNA harbors:
- a CDS encoding carboxymuconolactone decarboxylase family protein yields MTTTTTTITPARRLDFDGVAPAFTRAVSALDDAASAEADRAGIEQGLRDLLKLRASQLNGCAYCVDLHSHDAREAGESDQRIFAVAVWPEANFFTARERAALALTDSVTRLSETHVPDGVWSEASAHFTDDELAALLALLVSINAWNEISVATRGWRAKKRG; encoded by the coding sequence ATGACCACGACGACGACGACCATCACCCCCGCCCGCCGCCTCGACTTCGACGGCGTCGCGCCCGCCTTCACCCGCGCCGTCAGCGCGCTCGACGACGCCGCCTCCGCCGAGGCCGACCGCGCCGGCATCGAGCAGGGACTCCGCGACCTGCTGAAGCTGCGCGCCTCGCAGCTCAACGGCTGCGCCTACTGCGTCGACCTGCACTCCCACGACGCCAGGGAGGCCGGGGAATCCGACCAGCGCATCTTCGCCGTCGCCGTGTGGCCCGAGGCCAACTTCTTCACCGCCCGCGAACGTGCCGCCCTCGCGCTGACCGACTCGGTGACCCGCCTCTCGGAGACGCACGTGCCCGACGGAGTGTGGAGCGAGGCATCCGCTCACTTCACCGATGACGAGCTCGCCGCACTGCTCGCACTGCTCGTGTCGATCAACGCGTGGAACGAGATCTCGGTCGCGACGCGCGGCTGGCGGGCCAAGAAGCGCGGCTGA
- a CDS encoding PLP-dependent aminotransferase family protein, with the protein MDLHVVLDPRHKVQSLERALRDAIDDGSLAAGTRLPASRALAADLGIARNSVVEAYERLLGEGRLEARVGSGTRVRERIAPSPASALAPVTRSTRFELDLRGGLPDASAFPRSAWLAAMREALAEASSASLGYGPTEGVAPLRAALAEYLARARGVRAQAGDVIVTHGFGELLALVARAIATRGGRRIAVEAYGHVSHREVLEAAGLELVPLAVDAEGVDVARLHDAAVDAVLLTPAHQFPTGVPLSSARRASLAEWAATGGIVIEDDYDGEFRFDGRSIGAFQSLAPDSTVYGGTASKALSPAVGIGWGVVPPMLRDGVLAARRRTGAATDAIGQAALAVLVASGGYDRSVRTLRTRYRARRERFEGLLAEGAPDAKVLGLAAGLHCLLELPEGVREEDVVAAGAERGLRFDGLAAYAADRATASSRPPTMVVGFGAPPDLRFEQAVAAVIASIDAAR; encoded by the coding sequence TTGGATCTCCACGTCGTGCTCGACCCACGGCACAAGGTGCAATCGCTCGAGCGCGCGTTGCGCGACGCCATCGACGACGGCTCGCTCGCGGCCGGAACGCGGCTGCCCGCCTCGCGCGCCCTCGCCGCCGATCTCGGCATCGCGCGCAACAGCGTGGTCGAGGCCTACGAGCGCCTGCTCGGCGAGGGGCGGCTCGAGGCTCGCGTCGGATCGGGCACCAGGGTGCGCGAACGCATCGCCCCCTCACCGGCCTCGGCGTTGGCACCGGTCACGCGTTCGACGCGGTTCGAGCTCGACCTCAGGGGCGGGCTGCCCGACGCCTCCGCCTTCCCGCGGTCGGCCTGGCTGGCCGCCATGCGCGAGGCGCTCGCCGAGGCGTCGAGCGCCTCGCTCGGCTACGGGCCGACCGAGGGTGTCGCGCCGTTGCGGGCCGCGCTGGCCGAGTACCTCGCCAGGGCCAGGGGCGTCCGCGCGCAGGCCGGCGACGTCATCGTCACGCACGGGTTCGGCGAGCTGCTCGCGCTCGTCGCCCGCGCGATCGCGACCCGAGGCGGCCGCCGCATCGCCGTCGAGGCGTACGGGCACGTCTCGCACCGCGAGGTGCTCGAGGCGGCCGGACTCGAGCTCGTACCGCTCGCGGTCGACGCCGAGGGGGTCGACGTGGCCCGCCTCCACGACGCGGCCGTCGATGCCGTGCTCCTGACCCCGGCGCACCAGTTCCCGACGGGCGTGCCGCTCTCGTCGGCGCGTCGAGCCTCGCTCGCCGAGTGGGCCGCCACCGGGGGCATCGTGATCGAAGACGACTACGACGGCGAGTTCCGCTTCGACGGGCGCTCGATCGGGGCGTTCCAGTCACTCGCGCCCGACTCCACCGTCTATGGCGGCACGGCGAGCAAGGCGCTCTCGCCCGCCGTCGGCATCGGCTGGGGCGTCGTGCCGCCGATGCTCCGCGACGGGGTGCTCGCCGCGCGCCGACGCACGGGCGCGGCGACCGACGCGATCGGGCAGGCGGCGCTCGCCGTGCTCGTCGCCTCGGGCGGATACGACCGCAGCGTCCGCACCCTGCGCACGCGCTACCGGGCCCGCCGCGAACGGTTCGAGGGGCTGCTCGCCGAGGGCGCGCCCGACGCGAAGGTGCTCGGCCTCGCCGCCGGCCTCCACTGCCTGCTCGAACTGCCCGAGGGTGTGCGCGAGGAGGACGTCGTCGCGGCCGGAGCCGAGCGCGGCCTGCGCTTCGACGGCCTCGCCGCCTATGCGGCCGACCGGGCCACGGCGTCGAGCCGGCCGCCGACGATGGTCGTCGGGTTCGGCGCACCGCCCGACCTGCGCTTCGAGCAGGCCGTCGCGGCGGTCATCGCCTCGATCGACGCGGCACGCTGA
- a CDS encoding HtaA domain-containing protein has protein sequence MTSHLPTAPPSQPGASAPPTVRRWLAALLAALLVIGGTSFGAAAAMADELAPAPVLSVTPAAEVDPAVENTFTVSGTGYVGAGAVNGAYVLLGAQSVWQGGGPLVSSGWLAQAWVPAAQIIGGAFTTTIKIPAGTFDSAVTYQVASSAAHGLSVTDRTLDAFAPITVKQPAPPEQVANPVLSATPATEVDPAVENTFTVSGTGYVGAGAASGAYVLLGAQSVWQGGSALPGSGWLAQAWVPAAQIVGGAFTTTIKIPAGTFDPKVTYQVASSAAHGLSVTNRTLDAFAPITVKQPAPVASPVLSITPATDVDAAVSNTFTVSGTGYIGPGAASGAYVLIGTQSVWQGGTALPSAGWLAQAWVPAAQIVNGAFTTTITVPAAKFDPSLTYQVASSAAHGLSVTNRTLDAFAPITVKQPAPEPAKPTLSVSKTEGLNPSGEDLTITAENYATGFKSSYAPGEAGFYLQVGWLAETWKPSEKAPSSARTNAANTWVADEANTIAPTKWTKNVDGTADVSWTIEVTKAAIDAKAKDGYTLAVFTLGAGGAVQAANELAVPISFAPATPTLSVSKTEGLNPAGEDLTITAENYATGFKSSYAPGEAGFYLQVGWLAETWKPSEKAPSSARTNAANTWVADEANTIAPTKWTKNVDGTANVSWKVNVTKAELDAKAKDGYTLAVFTLGAGGAVQAANELAVPISFGAPIEAPKLSVEPVAGVDPATKNTLTITGTGFTGAGAANGAYVLVGETSIWNGQGPLVNDGWIASTWVPTSKIVDGSFTTTFTIAAGSFDRSKTYQVASSAAHGLSATDRSLDAFAPITLLPSTGGGNNGGNNGGGTGGNPGGGTTTPPVVIAAGSLDWGVSSSFRAYITGVNANGSIAVGGGASSNGSSFRFVQSGSSFSPITTTGSADYAGTVRFTGHNGALDLSFSNPTLVAKGVGSAALVVSVNGDRVELASVDLGSATRSIVDGATRFASAPVTLSSAGAAAFQGYYGAGQSLDPLTVVIGSAGVAAGGNGGGTVVVASAPSAAAVKKSFPATPPATTGIVLDAASLEALGAGQRVTVTAGGFEPNESDVAAVVYSTPIVLAEDLSADAAGNVTWTGSIPASLEPGTHTLTFQGSTSVGVQFVVPAAAAGTCKVTAGSLDWGFKESFRSYLTSGIANGDWTLTGVTENGGIFAFTTASGTLDESGRGVLAYDGTIEFTGHDGALDTTIANPKIELDGEGGATLLLDVAGTTQDGAPIDLKSVRFADLELTDGVEVVDGVLTGEATAVLTTDGAAAFGTYPAGEELDPVSFTATVSSDCVVAAPAAVEAADVDDAKAKSTAIDETADAGSTWWIWALSAALLVIVLAIVAVLVIRSRRNSTQS, from the coding sequence TTGACGTCGCATCTGCCCACAGCTCCGCCTTCCCAGCCCGGAGCGAGTGCTCCGCCCACGGTCCGACGATGGCTGGCGGCACTGCTCGCCGCACTCCTCGTCATCGGCGGCACGAGCTTCGGCGCGGCCGCGGCGATGGCCGACGAACTCGCGCCCGCCCCGGTGCTCTCGGTCACGCCGGCGGCAGAGGTCGACCCCGCCGTCGAGAACACGTTCACCGTGTCGGGCACCGGCTACGTCGGTGCGGGCGCGGTCAATGGCGCATACGTGCTCCTCGGTGCGCAGTCGGTCTGGCAGGGTGGGGGCCCCCTGGTCAGCTCCGGATGGCTCGCGCAGGCGTGGGTGCCCGCCGCGCAGATCATCGGCGGTGCGTTCACCACGACGATCAAGATCCCGGCCGGCACGTTCGATTCCGCGGTGACGTACCAGGTCGCCTCATCGGCGGCGCACGGCCTGTCGGTGACGGATCGCACGCTCGACGCGTTCGCGCCCATCACCGTCAAGCAGCCCGCTCCGCCCGAGCAGGTCGCGAACCCGGTGCTGTCGGCCACGCCGGCGACCGAGGTCGACCCCGCCGTCGAGAACACGTTCACCGTGTCGGGCACGGGCTACGTGGGTGCCGGCGCTGCGAGCGGCGCCTATGTGCTGCTCGGTGCGCAGTCGGTCTGGCAGGGCGGCAGTGCGCTGCCCGGCTCCGGATGGCTCGCCCAGGCATGGGTTCCCGCCGCGCAGATCGTCGGCGGTGCGTTCACGACCACGATCAAGATCCCGGCCGGCACCTTCGATCCGAAGGTGACGTACCAGGTCGCCTCGTCGGCGGCGCACGGGCTGTCGGTCACCAACCGCACCCTCGACGCGTTCGCGCCCATCACGGTCAAGCAGCCCGCACCCGTCGCGAGCCCCGTGCTGTCGATCACCCCGGCGACGGATGTCGATGCCGCCGTCTCGAACACCTTCACCGTCTCCGGCACGGGCTACATCGGCCCGGGCGCCGCGAGCGGCGCCTACGTGCTGATCGGCACCCAGTCGGTCTGGCAGGGCGGCACTGCCCTGCCCAGCGCCGGATGGCTCGCGCAGGCCTGGGTGCCCGCCGCCCAGATCGTGAACGGCGCGTTCACCACGACGATCACCGTTCCCGCGGCGAAGTTCGACCCGTCGCTGACGTACCAGGTCGCATCGTCGGCGGCGCACGGCCTCTCGGTGACGAACCGCACGCTCGACGCGTTCGCGCCCATCACGGTCAAGCAGCCCGCGCCCGAGCCGGCGAAGCCGACGCTGTCGGTGTCGAAGACCGAGGGGTTGAACCCCTCTGGTGAGGATCTGACGATCACGGCGGAGAACTACGCGACCGGGTTCAAGTCCTCCTACGCCCCGGGCGAGGCCGGGTTCTACCTCCAGGTCGGCTGGCTGGCCGAGACCTGGAAGCCCTCCGAGAAGGCGCCCTCCTCGGCCCGCACGAACGCCGCCAACACGTGGGTCGCCGATGAGGCGAACACGATCGCGCCCACGAAGTGGACGAAGAACGTCGACGGCACTGCGGATGTCTCGTGGACCATCGAGGTGACGAAGGCCGCGATCGATGCGAAGGCGAAGGACGGGTACACGCTCGCGGTGTTCACGCTCGGCGCCGGTGGTGCCGTGCAGGCCGCGAACGAGCTCGCCGTGCCGATCAGCTTCGCGCCGGCGACGCCGACCCTGTCGGTGTCGAAGACGGAGGGTCTGAACCCCGCGGGTGAAGACCTGACGATCACGGCGGAGAACTACGCGACCGGGTTCAAGTCCTCCTACGCTCCGGGCGAGGCCGGGTTCTACCTCCAGGTCGGCTGGCTGGCCGAGACCTGGAAGCCCTCCGAGAAGGCGCCCTCCTCGGCCCGCACGAACGCCGCCAACACGTGGGTCGCCGATGAGGCCAACACGATCGCGCCGACGAAGTGGACGAAGAACGTCGACGGCACGGCGAACGTGTCGTGGAAGGTGAACGTGACCAAGGCCGAGCTCGACGCGAAGGCGAAGGACGGGTACACGCTCGCGGTCTTCACGCTCGGCGCCGGTGGTGCCGTGCAGGCCGCGAACGAGCTCGCCGTGCCGATCAGCTTCGGCGCGCCGATCGAGGCCCCGAAGCTGAGCGTCGAGCCCGTCGCGGGGGTCGACCCGGCGACGAAGAACACGCTCACGATCACGGGCACCGGCTTCACCGGGGCGGGTGCCGCGAACGGCGCGTACGTGCTCGTCGGCGAGACCTCGATCTGGAACGGTCAGGGCCCGCTCGTCAACGACGGCTGGATCGCGTCGACGTGGGTGCCGACCTCGAAGATCGTCGACGGCTCGTTCACGACGACCTTCACGATCGCGGCCGGCAGCTTCGACCGCTCGAAGACCTACCAGGTCGCCTCGTCGGCAGCCCACGGGCTCTCGGCGACCGACCGCTCGCTCGACGCGTTCGCGCCGATCACGCTCCTCCCGAGCACGGGCGGCGGCAACAACGGCGGCAACAACGGAGGTGGCACCGGCGGCAACCCCGGCGGTGGCACCACCACGCCGCCCGTCGTGATCGCGGCCGGTTCGCTCGACTGGGGCGTCTCCAGCTCGTTCCGCGCGTACATCACGGGCGTCAACGCGAACGGCTCGATCGCCGTCGGCGGCGGCGCCAGCTCGAACGGCTCGTCGTTCCGCTTCGTGCAGTCGGGCAGCTCGTTCAGCCCGATCACCACGACCGGCTCGGCCGACTACGCCGGAACCGTGCGGTTCACGGGCCACAACGGTGCACTCGACCTGAGCTTCAGCAACCCGACCCTCGTTGCCAAGGGTGTCGGTTCGGCGGCGCTCGTCGTCTCGGTGAACGGCGACCGCGTCGAGCTCGCATCCGTCGACCTGGGGTCGGCGACGCGTTCGATCGTCGATGGAGCGACGCGCTTCGCCAGCGCCCCGGTCACCCTGAGCTCGGCCGGAGCAGCCGCCTTCCAGGGCTACTACGGAGCAGGTCAGAGCCTCGACCCGCTCACCGTCGTGATCGGCTCGGCCGGTGTCGCCGCGGGCGGCAACGGCGGCGGTACGGTCGTCGTCGCATCCGCACCCTCGGCGGCGGCCGTGAAGAAGAGCTTCCCGGCCACCCCGCCCGCGACGACCGGCATCGTGCTCGATGCCGCGTCGCTCGAGGCGCTCGGTGCGGGTCAGCGCGTCACCGTGACGGCCGGCGGCTTCGAACCGAACGAGTCGGACGTCGCGGCCGTCGTCTATTCGACGCCGATCGTGCTCGCCGAAGACCTGTCAGCCGACGCGGCGGGCAACGTCACCTGGACGGGCAGCATTCCCGCTTCGCTCGAGCCGGGCACGCACACCCTGACCTTCCAGGGCTCGACGTCGGTCGGCGTGCAGTTCGTCGTGCCGGCCGCGGCCGCCGGCACCTGCAAGGTGACCGCTGGAAGCCTCGACTGGGGCTTCAAGGAGTCCTTCCGCAGCTACCTGACGAGCGGCATCGCCAACGGCGACTGGACGCTCACCGGCGTCACCGAGAATGGCGGCATCTTCGCCTTCACGACCGCGTCGGGCACGCTCGACGAGTCCGGTCGAGGCGTGCTCGCCTACGACGGCACGATCGAGTTCACCGGCCACGACGGCGCCCTCGACACGACGATCGCCAACCCGAAGATCGAGCTCGACGGCGAGGGCGGCGCGACGCTGCTGCTCGACGTCGCGGGCACGACGCAGGACGGCGCGCCGATCGACCTGAAGTCGGTGCGCTTCGCCGACCTCGAGCTCACAGACGGTGTCGAGGTCGTCGACGGTGTGCTGACCGGCGAGGCGACGGCAGTGCTCACGACCGACGGCGCGGCCGCGTTCGGAACGTACCCGGCCGGCGAGGAGCTCGACCCGGTGTCGTTCACCGCCACCGTCTCGAGCGACTGCGTCGTGGCCGCTCCGGCCGCGGTCGAGGCCGCCGACGTCGACGACGCGAAGGCGAAGTCGACCGCGATCGACGAGACCGCAGACGCCGGATCGACGTGGTGGATCTGGGCGCTCTCGGCCGCGCTCCTGGTGATCGTGCTCGCGATCGTCGCCGTGCTCGTCATCCGCTCGCGTCGCAACTCGACCCAGAGCTGA
- the purF gene encoding amidophosphoribosyltransferase yields the protein MCGIVGIVSTEPVNQQVYDSLLLLQHRGQDSTGIATADGPVFHMAKARGQVREAFRTRDMRSLMGNIGLGHVRYTTKGAAEREEEAQPFYVNAPYGIILVHNGNLTNTRELSEDLFRIDRRHVNSTSDTEMLLNVLATELQGQITGLDLDPDQVFAAVEQVHERVEGSYAVIALIAGHGLLAFRDPFGIRPLILGRRVTSKGKEEWIVASESLVLENGDYEIVRDVEPGEAIFITLDGQMISRQCAKNPRLVPCSFEYVYLARPDSVMNGISVYESRLRMGDRLADTIAKHMPLGDADVVMPIPDSSRPSAMQVAQKLGIEYREGFYKNRYVGRTFIMPGQSERKRSVRQKLNAMGTEFRGKNILIVDDSIVRGTTSQQIVQMARDAGANKVTFASAAPPVRFPHVYGINMPSRQELIAHDRKIPEIGAELGADHMIYQEVADLQAAITEGTSIEALDLSCFTGEYVTGTVSEEYLGWVEQTQLS from the coding sequence ATGTGCGGCATCGTCGGAATCGTCTCGACCGAACCCGTCAACCAGCAGGTCTACGACAGCCTGCTCCTCCTGCAGCACCGCGGTCAGGACTCGACCGGCATCGCGACCGCCGACGGCCCCGTGTTCCACATGGCCAAGGCGCGCGGGCAGGTGCGCGAGGCGTTCCGCACGCGCGACATGCGCTCGCTCATGGGCAACATCGGCCTCGGCCACGTGCGCTACACGACCAAGGGCGCGGCCGAGCGCGAGGAGGAGGCCCAGCCGTTCTACGTGAACGCGCCGTACGGCATCATCCTCGTGCACAACGGCAACCTCACGAACACGCGCGAGCTGAGCGAAGACCTGTTCCGCATCGACCGTCGCCACGTGAACTCGACGAGCGACACCGAGATGCTGCTGAACGTGCTCGCGACCGAGCTGCAGGGGCAGATCACCGGCCTCGACCTCGACCCCGACCAGGTGTTCGCCGCGGTCGAGCAGGTGCACGAGCGCGTCGAGGGCTCCTACGCGGTCATCGCGCTCATCGCCGGCCACGGCCTGCTCGCGTTCCGCGACCCGTTCGGCATCCGCCCGCTGATCCTCGGACGCCGCGTCACCTCCAAGGGCAAGGAGGAGTGGATCGTCGCCTCCGAGTCGCTCGTGCTCGAGAACGGCGACTACGAGATCGTGCGCGACGTCGAGCCCGGCGAGGCGATCTTCATCACGCTCGACGGCCAGATGATCTCGCGCCAGTGCGCCAAGAACCCGCGCCTCGTGCCGTGCTCGTTCGAGTACGTCTACCTCGCCCGCCCCGACTCCGTCATGAACGGCATCTCGGTCTACGAGTCGCGCCTGCGCATGGGCGATCGCCTCGCCGACACGATCGCGAAGCACATGCCGCTCGGCGATGCCGACGTGGTCATGCCCATTCCCGACTCGTCGCGCCCGTCGGCCATGCAGGTCGCCCAGAAGCTCGGCATCGAATACCGCGAGGGCTTCTACAAGAACCGCTACGTCGGCCGCACGTTCATCATGCCCGGCCAGTCGGAGCGCAAGCGCTCGGTGCGTCAGAAGCTGAACGCCATGGGCACCGAGTTCCGCGGCAAGAACATCCTCATCGTCGACGACTCGATCGTGCGCGGCACCACCTCGCAGCAGATCGTGCAGATGGCCCGCGACGCCGGGGCGAACAAGGTGACCTTCGCCTCGGCGGCACCCCCCGTGCGCTTCCCGCACGTGTACGGCATCAACATGCCCTCGCGTCAGGAGCTCATCGCGCACGACCGCAAGATTCCCGAGATCGGGGCCGAGCTCGGCGCCGACCACATGATCTACCAGGAGGTCGCCGACCTGCAGGCCGCGATCACCGAGGGCACCTCCATCGAGGCGCTCGACCTGTCGTGCTTCACGGGCGAGTACGTCACGGGCACGGTCAGCGAGGAGTACCTCGGCTGGGTCGAGCAGACGCAGCTCAGCTGA
- a CDS encoding PaaI family thioesterase, which produces MSIWFGEPSVEWANARCEGTAIRSLGIEMTEVTDESLKGRMPVDGRTRQPGGVLHGGASVALAETLASWGASFTVDPEQFYCVGMEINANHVRPVADGFVHGEARPITRGRTTQVWDIRITDDNGKLVCVSRCTMAVLAKPSEY; this is translated from the coding sequence ATGAGCATCTGGTTCGGCGAGCCCTCGGTCGAGTGGGCGAATGCACGCTGCGAGGGCACCGCGATCCGTTCCCTCGGCATCGAGATGACCGAGGTCACCGATGAATCGTTGAAGGGACGGATGCCGGTCGACGGCCGCACGCGTCAGCCGGGCGGCGTGCTGCACGGCGGGGCATCCGTCGCCTTGGCCGAGACCCTCGCGAGCTGGGGCGCGAGCTTCACCGTCGACCCCGAGCAGTTCTACTGCGTCGGCATGGAGATCAACGCGAACCACGTGCGCCCGGTCGCCGACGGGTTCGTGCACGGCGAGGCGCGGCCGATCACCCGCGGCCGCACGACGCAGGTGTGGGACATCCGCATCACCGACGACAACGGCAAGCTCGTCTGCGTGTCGCGCTGCACGATGGCCGTGCTCGCGAAGCCGTCGGAGTACTGA